The Tripterygium wilfordii isolate XIE 37 chromosome 5, ASM1340144v1, whole genome shotgun sequence genome window below encodes:
- the LOC119998691 gene encoding probable LRR receptor-like serine/threonine-protein kinase At3g47570 isoform X1: MVLKALLFLSSHLEVLLILSFAASSFAVPSSNVTDEQALVAFSSAITYDPTNTIMGRNWTSGANFCNWVGVTCSKRRQRVTALNFSNMGLEGTISPYVGNLSFLVSLILSKNSFHGHIPSELGHLHRLKKLVLQTNRLEGSIPPSLQNCFKLEGVGLSTNMFSGGIPEELGTLKNLRILYLAANNLNGTIPISIGNMSSLESFSLMDNRFTGSFPSFMFNISSIESLFLENNSFSGHLPIDICFHWHRLEELHFSGNQFIGPIPSTLGHCTGLTTLDLSFNKLNGSVPTELGTLQKLDLLSLRRNDLSGTIPTSLGNISSLARFSLARNNIHGGIPDEFRKLTSLDILDLQNNHLTGPIPHSIFNISSLRVIAIANNSISGVLPANTGLWLPNLEEMYFGSNRIGGSIPAYLSNSSKLSVLDITLNLFTGLIPSSLGSLPLLRMLYLQNNRLTRDPRFEELRFLTALTNCRSLKLLNIQHNRLGGALPYSIGNFSDSLEMFVAAGNQINGPIPESVGSLRNLNTLVLGDNNLNGTIPPTIGDLRNLQRLFLRNNQIGGSIPKEICNLRNLGELSLQDNRLTGPIPQCIGSLDHLQMLNLNNNSLTSSIPTSLLTLGSLIFMDLSNNSLGGNLSSEMKMSRVMEEMDISRNQITGKIPTILGAFESLRLLDLSKNSLHETIPESFGDLQSLEFLDLSYNNLSGLIPKSLELLNDLKHLNLSFNDLSGEIPSEGAFANFTAESFLENKELCGEVLRKPCYRQNSNTKQIMLKYIVPIVVALLIFICLLCILRAYKHKNKKSTPSSLDSGQIPEHKMITYHELRHATNDFSEANMLGIGSYGSVYMGTISDGTVVAIKVLNPKAEGAFKSFDAECKVLRTTRHRNLVKIITSCSNPDFRALIMEYMSNGSLEKWLYSENHNLNLFQRINIMIDVATALDYLHYGQSEPVVHCDLKPSNILLDEDMVAHVGDFGIAKILEKVEDAVHTRTLGTIGYVAPEYGSEGRVSIKGDMYSYGIMMLEIITGKKPTDEMFSGEVSLRQWVSTSFPNASLDVVDCVLKPNENNTRDIEMVQGLLFCLLEMGLECSREIPEERMDVKNVVAKLTQMKLKIQHSRRYRSM; the protein is encoded by the exons ATGGTTCTCAAAGCTTTACTCTTTCTTTCTTCGCACCTTGAAGTGCTGTTGATTCTGTCATTCGCGGCTTCTTCTTTTGCTGTACCCTCCTCAAATGTCACTGATGAACAAGCTCTTGTTGCTTTCAGTTCTGCAATAACATATGATCCAACCAACACAATCATGGGTCGTAACTGGACTAGTGGAGCCAACTTCTGTAACTGGGTTGGGGTCACTTGTAGCAAACGAAGGCAAAGAGTCACGGCTCTGAATTTTTCTAATATGGGACTTGAAGGTACAATATCTCCTTATGTTGGAAACCTATCTTTCCTTGTTTCTCTTATTCTTTCTAAGAACAGTTTTCATGGTCACATACCATCTGAGCTGGGTCATTTGCATAGGCTCAAAAAACTTGTATTACAAACAAACCGATTGGAAGGATCGATTCCTCCAAGTTTACAAAACTGCTTTAAGCTTGAAGGTGTTGGTCTATCAACAAACATGTTTAGTGGTGGCATACCAGAGGAGTTGGGTACTTTGAAAAACCTTCGTATCCTCTATCTAGCTGCAAACAATCTTAATGGCACCATCCCAATTTCCATTGGAAATATGTCCTCGTTAGAGTCCTTTTCACTGATGGATAACAGATTTACAGGTTCATTTCCATCGTTCATGTTTAACATCTCCTCTATTGAATCTCTTTTTCTCGAAAACAATAGCTTCTCTGGCCATCTTCCAATTGATATTTGTTTCCACTGGCATAGACTTGAGGAACTACACTTTTCTGGCAACCAATTTATAGGCCCAATTCCATCTACTTTAGGCCATTGCACAGGATTAACAACATTGGATCTGTCCTTCAACAAATTGAATGGAAGTGTGCCAACCGAACTCGGGACTCTACAGAAGCTCGATTTGCTTTCTCTGAGAAGAAATGACTTGAGTGGtacaattccaacttctttgggaAACATTTCGAGCCTAGCGAGGTTTTCATTGGCTAGAAACAACATTCATGGAGGTATTCCTGACGAGTTTAGGAAATTGACAAGTTTGGATATTCTGGATTTGCAGAACAATCACCTCACTGGGCCGATACCTCACTCAATCTTCAATATTTCCTCTCTTAGAGTTATTGCGATTGCGAACAATAGCATCTCGGGAGTTCTTCCGGCTAACACAGGGCTTTGGCTTCCGAATCTTGAAGAGATGTATTTTGGGTCCAATCGAATTGGTGGAAGCATCCCTGCTTATTTATCAAACTCATCGAAACTGTCTGTACTGGACATAACCCTTAATTTGTTCACTGGACTAATACCTTCAAGTCTAGGAAGTTTACCTCTTCTTCGCATGCTCTATTTACAAAACAATAGACTAACTAGAGACCCTAGATTCGAGGAGCTGAGATTTCTCACTGCACTGACAAATTGCCGGTCCCTTAAGTTGCTGAACATACAACATAATCGTCTTGGTGGTGCCCTACCATATTCCATTGGCAATTTTTCAGATTCTCTAGAAATGTTTGTTGCTGCCGGAAACCAGATAAATGGTCCAATTCCAGAATCGGTCGGTTCATTAAGAAACTTGAATACATTGGTGTTAGGAGATAACAACCTCAATGGAACTATTCCACCAACTATTGGCGATTTGCGAAATTTACAAAGGTTGTTTCTCCGTAACAATCAGATTGGAGGTTCTATCCCTAAAGAAATTTGTAATCTAAGAAATCTGGGAGAATTGTCCCTCCAAGATAATAGGCTCACTGGACCTATTCCACAATGCATTGGTTCACTTGATCATCTTCAAATGCTAAATCTCAACAATAACTCATTGACCTCATCAATTCCTACAAGTTTGTTGACCCTTGGAAGTCTCATTTTCATGGATTTATCAAACAACTCTTTAGGTGGGAACCTATCTTCGGAAATGAAAATGTCAAGAGTTATGGAAGAAATGGATATTTCTCGGAACCAAATCACAGGTAAAATCCCCACTATTCTCGGGGCCTTCGAAAGCTTACGTTTGCTTGATCTATCAAAGAACTCATTGCATGAGACTATTCCTGAGTCATTTGGTGACCTACAGTCATTGGAGTTCTTGGATCTTTCTTACAATAATTTATCTGGCCTTATTCCCAAGTCGCTCGAGTTACTCAATGATCTCAAACATTTGAATCTATCTTTCAACGACTTATCAGGAGAGATCCCAAGTGAAGGAGCTTTTGCTAACTTTACGGCAGAATCTTTTCTGGAAAATAAGGAGCTTTGTGGGGAAGTATTACGAAAACCTTGCTATCGTCAAAATTCCAACACGAAACAAATCATGCTTAAGTACATTGTTCCAATTGTTGTAGCTTTGCTGATCTTTATTTGTCTTCTTTGCATACTGAGAGCATACAaacacaagaacaagaagagtACTCCAAGTTCTCTGGATTCGGGACAAATACCTGAGCATAAAATGATTACATATCATGAACTTCGTCACGCTACAAATGACTTCTCTGAAGCCAATATGCTTGGAATTGGGAGTTATGGTTCGGTCTACATGGGAACGATTTCTGATGGTACAGTTGTTGCTATAAAGGTTCTGAATCCAAAAGCAGAGGGTGCATTCAAAAGTTTTGACGCGGAGTGCAAAGTGTTGCGGACAACCAGACATAGGAATCTTGTTAAGATCATAACTTCTTGCTCAAATCCTGACTTTAGAGCTTTAATTATGGAGTATATGTCAAATGGAAGCCTTGAGAAGTGGTTGTATTCTGAAAACCACAACTTGAATCTCTTTCAACGGATCAACATTATGATTGATGTGGCAACAGCTTTAGATTATCTCCATTATGGTCAGTCTGAGCCAGTCGTACACTGTGATCTAAAGCCCAGCAATATCTTGCTAGATGAAGATATGGTCGCCCATGTTGGTGACTTTGGCATTGCGAAAATCCTTGAAAAAGTTGAAGATGCAGTGCATACCAGGACGTTAGGCACTATTGGCTATGTTGCACCTG AGTATGGCTCCGAGGGACGTGTTTCTATTAAGGGCGACATGTACAGCTATGGGATAATGATGTTGGAAATAATTACTGGGAAGAAACCCACAGATGAAATGTTTAGCGGAGAAGTGAGCTTGAGACAATGGGTTAGCACATCATTTCCTAATGCGTCACTGGATGTCGTTGATTGTGTTTTAAAGCCAAATGAAAACAACACCAGAGATATTGAGATGGTACAAGGTCTTCTTTTTTGCCTCTTGGAAATGGGTCTCGAATGTTCGAGAGAAATACCAGAGGAAAGGATGGATGTGAAGAACGTAGTTGCCAAGCTGACTCAGATGAAGCTGAAAATTCAACACAGCCGAAGATATCGTTCTATGTGA
- the LOC119998691 gene encoding receptor kinase-like protein Xa21 isoform X2: MFSGGIPEELGTLKNLRILYLAANNLNGTIPISIGNMSSLESFSLMDNRFTGSFPSFMFNISSIESLFLENNSFSGHLPIDICFHWHRLEELHFSGNQFIGPIPSTLGHCTGLTTLDLSFNKLNGSVPTELGTLQKLDLLSLRRNDLSGTIPTSLGNISSLARFSLARNNIHGGIPDEFRKLTSLDILDLQNNHLTGPIPHSIFNISSLRVIAIANNSISGVLPANTGLWLPNLEEMYFGSNRIGGSIPAYLSNSSKLSVLDITLNLFTGLIPSSLGSLPLLRMLYLQNNRLTRDPRFEELRFLTALTNCRSLKLLNIQHNRLGGALPYSIGNFSDSLEMFVAAGNQINGPIPESVGSLRNLNTLVLGDNNLNGTIPPTIGDLRNLQRLFLRNNQIGGSIPKEICNLRNLGELSLQDNRLTGPIPQCIGSLDHLQMLNLNNNSLTSSIPTSLLTLGSLIFMDLSNNSLGGNLSSEMKMSRVMEEMDISRNQITGKIPTILGAFESLRLLDLSKNSLHETIPESFGDLQSLEFLDLSYNNLSGLIPKSLELLNDLKHLNLSFNDLSGEIPSEGAFANFTAESFLENKELCGEVLRKPCYRQNSNTKQIMLKYIVPIVVALLIFICLLCILRAYKHKNKKSTPSSLDSGQIPEHKMITYHELRHATNDFSEANMLGIGSYGSVYMGTISDGTVVAIKVLNPKAEGAFKSFDAECKVLRTTRHRNLVKIITSCSNPDFRALIMEYMSNGSLEKWLYSENHNLNLFQRINIMIDVATALDYLHYGQSEPVVHCDLKPSNILLDEDMVAHVGDFGIAKILEKVEDAVHTRTLGTIGYVAPEYGSEGRVSIKGDMYSYGIMMLEIITGKKPTDEMFSGEVSLRQWVSTSFPNASLDVVDCVLKPNENNTRDIEMVQGLLFCLLEMGLECSREIPEERMDVKNVVAKLTQMKLKIQHSRRYRSM; encoded by the exons ATGTTTAGTGGTGGCATACCAGAGGAGTTGGGTACTTTGAAAAACCTTCGTATCCTCTATCTAGCTGCAAACAATCTTAATGGCACCATCCCAATTTCCATTGGAAATATGTCCTCGTTAGAGTCCTTTTCACTGATGGATAACAGATTTACAGGTTCATTTCCATCGTTCATGTTTAACATCTCCTCTATTGAATCTCTTTTTCTCGAAAACAATAGCTTCTCTGGCCATCTTCCAATTGATATTTGTTTCCACTGGCATAGACTTGAGGAACTACACTTTTCTGGCAACCAATTTATAGGCCCAATTCCATCTACTTTAGGCCATTGCACAGGATTAACAACATTGGATCTGTCCTTCAACAAATTGAATGGAAGTGTGCCAACCGAACTCGGGACTCTACAGAAGCTCGATTTGCTTTCTCTGAGAAGAAATGACTTGAGTGGtacaattccaacttctttgggaAACATTTCGAGCCTAGCGAGGTTTTCATTGGCTAGAAACAACATTCATGGAGGTATTCCTGACGAGTTTAGGAAATTGACAAGTTTGGATATTCTGGATTTGCAGAACAATCACCTCACTGGGCCGATACCTCACTCAATCTTCAATATTTCCTCTCTTAGAGTTATTGCGATTGCGAACAATAGCATCTCGGGAGTTCTTCCGGCTAACACAGGGCTTTGGCTTCCGAATCTTGAAGAGATGTATTTTGGGTCCAATCGAATTGGTGGAAGCATCCCTGCTTATTTATCAAACTCATCGAAACTGTCTGTACTGGACATAACCCTTAATTTGTTCACTGGACTAATACCTTCAAGTCTAGGAAGTTTACCTCTTCTTCGCATGCTCTATTTACAAAACAATAGACTAACTAGAGACCCTAGATTCGAGGAGCTGAGATTTCTCACTGCACTGACAAATTGCCGGTCCCTTAAGTTGCTGAACATACAACATAATCGTCTTGGTGGTGCCCTACCATATTCCATTGGCAATTTTTCAGATTCTCTAGAAATGTTTGTTGCTGCCGGAAACCAGATAAATGGTCCAATTCCAGAATCGGTCGGTTCATTAAGAAACTTGAATACATTGGTGTTAGGAGATAACAACCTCAATGGAACTATTCCACCAACTATTGGCGATTTGCGAAATTTACAAAGGTTGTTTCTCCGTAACAATCAGATTGGAGGTTCTATCCCTAAAGAAATTTGTAATCTAAGAAATCTGGGAGAATTGTCCCTCCAAGATAATAGGCTCACTGGACCTATTCCACAATGCATTGGTTCACTTGATCATCTTCAAATGCTAAATCTCAACAATAACTCATTGACCTCATCAATTCCTACAAGTTTGTTGACCCTTGGAAGTCTCATTTTCATGGATTTATCAAACAACTCTTTAGGTGGGAACCTATCTTCGGAAATGAAAATGTCAAGAGTTATGGAAGAAATGGATATTTCTCGGAACCAAATCACAGGTAAAATCCCCACTATTCTCGGGGCCTTCGAAAGCTTACGTTTGCTTGATCTATCAAAGAACTCATTGCATGAGACTATTCCTGAGTCATTTGGTGACCTACAGTCATTGGAGTTCTTGGATCTTTCTTACAATAATTTATCTGGCCTTATTCCCAAGTCGCTCGAGTTACTCAATGATCTCAAACATTTGAATCTATCTTTCAACGACTTATCAGGAGAGATCCCAAGTGAAGGAGCTTTTGCTAACTTTACGGCAGAATCTTTTCTGGAAAATAAGGAGCTTTGTGGGGAAGTATTACGAAAACCTTGCTATCGTCAAAATTCCAACACGAAACAAATCATGCTTAAGTACATTGTTCCAATTGTTGTAGCTTTGCTGATCTTTATTTGTCTTCTTTGCATACTGAGAGCATACAaacacaagaacaagaagagtACTCCAAGTTCTCTGGATTCGGGACAAATACCTGAGCATAAAATGATTACATATCATGAACTTCGTCACGCTACAAATGACTTCTCTGAAGCCAATATGCTTGGAATTGGGAGTTATGGTTCGGTCTACATGGGAACGATTTCTGATGGTACAGTTGTTGCTATAAAGGTTCTGAATCCAAAAGCAGAGGGTGCATTCAAAAGTTTTGACGCGGAGTGCAAAGTGTTGCGGACAACCAGACATAGGAATCTTGTTAAGATCATAACTTCTTGCTCAAATCCTGACTTTAGAGCTTTAATTATGGAGTATATGTCAAATGGAAGCCTTGAGAAGTGGTTGTATTCTGAAAACCACAACTTGAATCTCTTTCAACGGATCAACATTATGATTGATGTGGCAACAGCTTTAGATTATCTCCATTATGGTCAGTCTGAGCCAGTCGTACACTGTGATCTAAAGCCCAGCAATATCTTGCTAGATGAAGATATGGTCGCCCATGTTGGTGACTTTGGCATTGCGAAAATCCTTGAAAAAGTTGAAGATGCAGTGCATACCAGGACGTTAGGCACTATTGGCTATGTTGCACCTG AGTATGGCTCCGAGGGACGTGTTTCTATTAAGGGCGACATGTACAGCTATGGGATAATGATGTTGGAAATAATTACTGGGAAGAAACCCACAGATGAAATGTTTAGCGGAGAAGTGAGCTTGAGACAATGGGTTAGCACATCATTTCCTAATGCGTCACTGGATGTCGTTGATTGTGTTTTAAAGCCAAATGAAAACAACACCAGAGATATTGAGATGGTACAAGGTCTTCTTTTTTGCCTCTTGGAAATGGGTCTCGAATGTTCGAGAGAAATACCAGAGGAAAGGATGGATGTGAAGAACGTAGTTGCCAAGCTGACTCAGATGAAGCTGAAAATTCAACACAGCCGAAGATATCGTTCTATGTGA
- the LOC119998987 gene encoding non-specific lipid-transfer protein 2-like, with protein sequence MKKVSNNNVLSMGVVMVVVVVMLATQIHMSQAVTCNVSELSPCAPAISSGAAPSSACCSKLKEQSPCLCGYLKNPNLKQFVNSPNARKVANSCGVPFPKC encoded by the coding sequence ATGAAGAAGGTCTCCAATAATAATGTCCTTTCCATGGGAgtagtgatggtggtggtggtggtaatgTTAGCAACCCAAATTCACATGTCACAGGCAGTGACATGCAACGTATCTGAGCTGAGCCCCTGCGCTCCGGCGATCTCGTCGGGAGCGGCACCGTCGAGCGCATGCTGCAGCAAGTTGAAGGAGCAGAGTCCATGCCTTTGTGGGTACCTCAAGAACCCTAATCTCAAGCAGTTTGTTAATTCTCCCAATGCTAGAAAGGTTGCTAACTCCTGTGGTGTCCCCTTCCCCAAGTGTTAA
- the LOC119998651 gene encoding receptor kinase-like protein Xa21 yields the protein MADNLLSGVLPYSIGKFSNSLQSIVAFGNQINGPIPESIGALRNLNSLVLGDSNLNGYIPVTIGNLRNLQRLHLYNNQIEGSIPEEICNLRNLGELSLQNNRLTESIPHCIGSLNHLQRLYLNNNSLISTIPASLWTLENLISMDLSNNSLGGNLSLEMKMSSHGKVEYFSESNQSCADLCLSSLHTESIQTKYQKKSTPSSPDSVQIPEHKMITYHELRRATSDFSEANLLGIGSYSLVYMGMISDGTVVAIKVLKPNLEGAFKSFDIECKVSQTTRHRNLVKIIISCSNPEFRALIMEYMSNGSLEKWLHFENHNLNLFQRIHIMIDVATTLDYLHYD from the exons ATGGCGGATAATCTTCTTAGTGGTGTCCTACCATATTCCATTGGCAAGTTTTCAAATTCTCTGCAATCTATTGTTGCATTCGGAAACCAGATAAACGGTCCAATTCCAGAATCAATTGGGGCATTAAGAAACTTGAATTCATTGGTGTTAGGAGATAGCAACCTCAACGGATATATTCCAGTGACTATTGGCAATTTGCGAAACTTACAAAGGTTGCATCTCTATAACAACCAAATTGAAGGATCCATCCCTGAAGAAATTTGCAATCTAAGAAATCTAGGAGAATTGTCACTCCAAAATAACAGGCTCACCGAATCGATTCCACATTGCATTGGATCACTTAATCATCTTCAAAGGCTATATCTCAACAATAACTCATTGATCTCCACAATTCCTGCAAGTTTGTGGAcccttgaaaatctcatttccATGGATTTATCAAACAACTCCTTAGGTGGGAACCTGTCTTTGGAAATGAAAATGTCGAGTCATGGAAAAGTTGAATATTTCTCAGAATCAAATCAGAg CTGTGCTGATCTTTGTTTGTCTTCTCTGCATACTGAGagcatacaaacaaaatatcaaaaaaaaagtactcCAAGTTCTCCGGATTCGGTGCAAATACCTGAGCACAAAATGATTACATATCATGAACTTCGTCGCGCTACAAGTGACTTCTCTGAAGCCAATCTGCTCGGAATTGGGAGTTACAGTTTGGTCTATATGGGAATGATTTCTGATGGTACAGTTGTTGCTATAAAGGTTCTGAAACCAAATTTGGAGGGCGCATTCAAAAGTTTTGACATAGAGTGCAAAGTCTCGCAGACAACTCGACATAGGAATCTTGTTAAGATCATCATCTCTTGCTCGAATCCCGAGTTTAGAGCCTTGATTATGGAGTATATGTCAAACGGAAGTCTTGAGAAGTGGTTGCACTTTGAAAACCACAACTTAAATCTCTTTCAGCGGATCCACATCATGATTGATGTGGCAACAACTTTAGATTATCTCCATTATGATTAG